The Nostoc sp. 'Peltigera membranacea cyanobiont' N6 genome contains the following window.
ATGACGGAAGTCACTACTATCTTGGGTGGTGAAGAGAATGTGGAGCAAGCAATTCTGACTCTGGTGGAAAAGGCTAACCCAGAAATTATTGGTTTATGTAGTACTGGGTTAACGGAAACTAGAGGCGATGATATTGAAGGTTTTCTTAAGGAAATCCGCGATCGCCATCCCGAATTGAATGATTTAGCGATCGTTTTTGCCCCCACCCCAGATTTTAAAGGTGCGTTACAAGATGGCTTTGCTGTCGCTGTCGAAAGCATAGTTAAGGAAATTCCTCGCGCGGGTGGACTCAGGACTGAACAAGTCACGATTTTGGCGGGTTCTGCTTTCACACCTGGGGATGTACAGGAAATCAAAGAGATGGTCACGTCTTTTGGACTAGTGCCGATCTTTGTACCTGACCTTGGCGCTTCTCTAGATGGACATTTAGAGGATAGTTACAGTGCGGTTACAGTCAGTGGAACTACCTTAAAACAGTTACGAGAAGTAGGTAGTTCCGCTTTTACCCTGGCATTGGGTGAAAGTATGCGGGGGGCTGCGAAGATTCTGGAAGAACGCTTTGGCACGCCTTACGAAGTGTTTAGCGAACTGACTGGATTAGAACCAGTAGATGAATTTATCCAAGCATTGGCGATTCTGAGCGGTAACAGCGTACCCGAAAAATACCGCCGCCAACGTCGTCAGTTGCAAGATGCAATGCTGGACACCCACTTTTACTTCGGTGCAAAAAGAGTTTCCTTAGCACTGGAACCAGATTTGCTGTGGTCAACCGTGCATTTCCTGCAATCGATGGGAGCGCAAATTCATGCAGTGGTGACAACCACGCGATCGCACCTCTTAGAAAAACTCCCGGTTAAAAGCATTACCATCGGCGACTTGGAAGACTTTGAGAGTTTAGCGGGCGGTTCTGATTTGCTGATTGGTAACTCGAATGTGGGTGCGATCGCTAAACAGCTCTCAATTCCTCTTTATCGTCTAGGATTGCCCATTTATGACCGCTTAGGTAATGGACAATTTACCAAAGTTGGTTATCGAGGCACGATGGAGCTTTTATTTGGCATCGGCAACCTATTTTTAGAGGCAGAAGAAGCGAGAGTTAAACAATTCCAAGAGTTCGGAATTGTGAGCGCTGAGTTTTGAATTCACACTTGAAATTCAAAACAGTTCAGTTAAAAGTCGATCCTCCCTAACCCTCCTCAAAAAGAGGGAATGGAGCCAATCTTAAGCCCCCCCCTTAAAAAGGGGGGGTTGGGGGGATCTTCCGAGGCTAAATATTACTAACTGAACCGGATTGCTTCAAAATTCAAAACTGAGGAGAATTACGATGAAAATTGCCTTCACCACAAGTGACCGAGTTCATATTAACGCCCACTTCGGATGGGCAAAAATGATTGATGTTTACGAAATTTCCGATGAGGGATATCACTTCGTAGAAACCCTCAACTTTGAAGGCGAACTCAAAGAAGATGGGAATGAAGACAAAATCAACCCAAAACTTGAGGCA
Protein-coding sequences here:
- the nifN gene encoding nitrogenase iron-molybdenum cofactor biosynthesis protein NifN; amino-acid sequence: MAIVTTSNKALTVNPLKQSQALGATLAFLGLKGTMPLFHGSQGCTAFAKVVLVRHFREAIPLATTAMTEVTTILGGEENVEQAILTLVEKANPEIIGLCSTGLTETRGDDIEGFLKEIRDRHPELNDLAIVFAPTPDFKGALQDGFAVAVESIVKEIPRAGGLRTEQVTILAGSAFTPGDVQEIKEMVTSFGLVPIFVPDLGASLDGHLEDSYSAVTVSGTTLKQLREVGSSAFTLALGESMRGAAKILEERFGTPYEVFSELTGLEPVDEFIQALAILSGNSVPEKYRRQRRQLQDAMLDTHFYFGAKRVSLALEPDLLWSTVHFLQSMGAQIHAVVTTTRSHLLEKLPVKSITIGDLEDFESLAGGSDLLIGNSNVGAIAKQLSIPLYRLGLPIYDRLGNGQFTKVGYRGTMELLFGIGNLFLEAEEARVKQFQEFGIVSAEF